Proteins found in one Zea mays cultivar B73 chromosome 1, Zm-B73-REFERENCE-NAM-5.0, whole genome shotgun sequence genomic segment:
- the LOC100281033 gene encoding charged multivesicular body protein 4b isoform X2 translates to MSMFNRIFGKPKEQANSNALATLDKLNETLDMLEKKEKVLEKKANAELERAKEFSKAKNKRAAIQSLKRKKLYEQQIEQLGNFQLRIHDQMIMLEAAKATTETVDALRTGAAAMKAMQKATNIDDVDKTMDEINEQTENMKQIQDALSAPLGAFADFDEDELEAELEELEGAELESQLLEPVAAPPVHPVHVPANKQPARPAPQKVTAEDDELAALQAEMAL, encoded by the exons ATGTCCATGTTCAATAGGATCTTCGGGAAGCCCAAGGAGCAGGCCAACTCCAATGCTTTGGCCACTCTGGACAAGTTAAATGAG ACACTTGATATGCTGGAGAAGAAAGAAAAGGTGCTGGAGAAAAAAGCAAACGCTGAGCTTGAGAGAGCCAAGGAGTTCTCGAAAGCAAAGAATAAAAGAG CGGCTATCCAATCCTTGAAGAGGAAAAAACTTTATGAGCAACAAATTGAGCAGCTTGGAAATTTTCAGTTGAGAATCCATGATCAG ATGATCATGTTAGAAGCAGCTAAAGCTACAACAGAGACTGTTGATGCATTGAGAACTGGAGCTGCAGCTATGAAAGCAATGCAAAAAGCAAC AAACATTGATGATGTCGACAAGACCATGGATGAAATTAACGAACAGACTGAAAACATGAAACAAATTCAGGATGCTTTGTCAGCTCCTCTTGGAGCTTTTGCTGATTTCGACGAG GATGAACTGGAAGCTGAACTTGAAGAACTGGAGGGAGCAGAGTTGGAATCTCAGCTTCTTGAGCCTGTTGCAGCTCCTCCGGTGCATCCAGTGCATGTCCCAGCCAACAAGCAACCAGCTCGCCCTGCCCCACAGAAAGTTACAGCTGAAGATGATGAACTTGCTGCACTGCAAGCGGAAATGGCATTGTGA
- the LOC100281033 gene encoding charged multivesicular body protein 4b isoform X1, translating to MCETVRPNPNILSVFGSEGVFESVASVVAMSMFNRIFGKPKEQANSNALATLDKLNETLDMLEKKEKVLEKKANAELERAKEFSKAKNKRAAIQSLKRKKLYEQQIEQLGNFQLRIHDQMIMLEAAKATTETVDALRTGAAAMKAMQKATNIDDVDKTMDEINEQTENMKQIQDALSAPLGAFADFDEDELEAELEELEGAELESQLLEPVAAPPVHPVHVPANKQPARPAPQKVTAEDDELAALQAEMAL from the exons ATGTGCGAAACCGTGCGCCCAAACCCTAACATACTATCTGTATTCGGATCTGAAG GTGTTTTTGAGTCTGTTGCGAGTGTTGTGGCCATGTCCATGTTCAATAGGATCTTCGGGAAGCCCAAGGAGCAGGCCAACTCCAATGCTTTGGCCACTCTGGACAAGTTAAATGAG ACACTTGATATGCTGGAGAAGAAAGAAAAGGTGCTGGAGAAAAAAGCAAACGCTGAGCTTGAGAGAGCCAAGGAGTTCTCGAAAGCAAAGAATAAAAGAG CGGCTATCCAATCCTTGAAGAGGAAAAAACTTTATGAGCAACAAATTGAGCAGCTTGGAAATTTTCAGTTGAGAATCCATGATCAG ATGATCATGTTAGAAGCAGCTAAAGCTACAACAGAGACTGTTGATGCATTGAGAACTGGAGCTGCAGCTATGAAAGCAATGCAAAAAGCAAC AAACATTGATGATGTCGACAAGACCATGGATGAAATTAACGAACAGACTGAAAACATGAAACAAATTCAGGATGCTTTGTCAGCTCCTCTTGGAGCTTTTGCTGATTTCGACGAG GATGAACTGGAAGCTGAACTTGAAGAACTGGAGGGAGCAGAGTTGGAATCTCAGCTTCTTGAGCCTGTTGCAGCTCCTCCGGTGCATCCAGTGCATGTCCCAGCCAACAAGCAACCAGCTCGCCCTGCCCCACAGAAAGTTACAGCTGAAGATGATGAACTTGCTGCACTGCAAGCGGAAATGGCATTGTGA